The Erythrolamprus reginae isolate rEryReg1 chromosome 3, rEryReg1.hap1, whole genome shotgun sequence genome contains a region encoding:
- the LOC139165623 gene encoding uncharacterized protein, whose protein sequence is MSSKNLSNCDTESECDFYSDCWEETNNKDLTDSSTEHYFCFDSCSLFEKGKGKKKLHGIVLILENSQLGSTSFCKDNPLLQGEKVECTSKLQEELSLESILFFKCKNDNTNGQLLKTFSSKIVPDIYSSYRHHSYLSKAIPQLILTENSIEEHIISTVKEVCAFDKFHQKQSSDGNPLPSKQNKAVQVSSAEIKIEDNICYKCFKESPISTEINKDLKKPKNLHSFESHLASSHSEYSSKYSYQINNQITEQICSHSSSEEPISLTLKTTYVYPDGSLANNYELSDVSEDEDSQRHSLVFLFKDSEHNQLFKKLHLIVPREQATQFKKQGELSQTLIDEANCLLGTHSDPPISSSSNEYSDQALPTSNLWSSYSCFPPFKYSQANKLPHFFLRSSPQNPVKSAFQKRKLKVSKPVKSVVFTKQKTLQRDQKYKSKPSIFSKFHSFKTLDFEPTDKNKRIKEQYVSLNQISKCHCCPLLDLTVDLHSEDKNSEKFLPLHRSSHKQTRVGKVIHRFSSCYLLSPKNSFERLHYISPVRKKNHLKMQNILNYFLGWSGRDNRHDKYKEDISPTSKIQANETFISHMPTDKRSSTSPLHPHSNNYSVPFPTTLPFVDEMRHSQVPSVQTERRSPRALYIFPNECKHLSAPCMEMERNPWNPVESYGKYSTCHSPCCANSKTQQLPNKLNMYNNRSMEKLNFGTSQIADGGLVLKRFSVCSCGTMSQSGLFPNNDISESGRRKSRPTPDSNWKASKSPSDRWNSTAGNFSTEKVCCGCHHVSPTCSSHKLCKHKTPRNQVTEVASLFENGFPIRNFKEDVEKSETLKIGEKRVKFHLDSNALQETDLLTTHISSPSNECHQIPKQPECSCCQNVHAAVYQPECSCCWTAVKEHLSTSKVSNCLGSENHVPKNYLDRESIFLVDPNRQIKSQCKCSHEISLFKPEQTDVYSRNRPEISKRKDPKLTQEFSKFNHDWKRPEQCKYCQGKKSIESFAVRKR, encoded by the exons ATGTCCAGCAAAAACCTGTCAAATTGTGACACAGAAAGTGAATGTGATTTTTATTCTGACTGTTGGGAAGAAACAAATAACAAAG ATTTGACTGACTCTAGTACTGAACATTACTTCTGTTTTGATTCATGCAGTTTgtttgaaaaaggaaaaggaaaaaagaaattgcaTGGCATAGTGCTTATATTGGAAAATAGTCAGTTGGGCAGTACAAGTTTCTGCAAAGACAATCCTTTGTTGCAAGGAGAAAAAGTAGAGTGCACTAGTAAATTGCAAGAAGAATTATCATTGGAATCTATATTGTTTTTCAAGTGTAAGAACGATAACACAAATGGCCAGTTACTGAAAACTTTTTCAAGCAAAATAGTTCCAGACATATACAGTAGTTACAGACACCATTCATATTTAAGTAAAGCAATCCCTCAACTGATCCTTACTGAAAATTCCATTGAAGAACACATCATTTCTACAGTGAAAGAAGTTTGTGCTTTTGATAAATTCCATCAAAAGCAGTCATCAGATGGTAATCCGCTACCTTCAAAGCAAAACAAAGCTGTGCAAGTTTCttctgcagaaataaaaatagaggatAATATTTGCTATAAATGTTTCAAAGAATCACCAATATCTACTGAGATAAATAAAGACCTGAAGAAACCTAAAAACCTCCACAGTTTTGAAAGTCATTTAGCAAGTAGCCATTCAGAATACTCCTCAAAATATTCTTATCAAATTAACAACCAAATTACTGAGCAGATCTGCTCACATTCCAGCTCAGAAGAGCCTATTTCTTTGACACTGAAAACAACTTATGTGTATCCAGATGGTTCATTAGCAAACAATTATGAACTTTCTGATGTGAGCGAGGATGAAGATTCCCAGAGGCATTCTTTAGTTTTTCTGTTTAAAGACTCTGAACATAATCAACTGTTTAAGAAGTTGCATCTTATAGTGCCACGAGAACAAGCCACACAGTTTAAAAAGCAGGGAGAACTTTCTCAAACTCTAATCGATGAAGCCAATTGCCTTCTAGGAACTCACTCAGATCCACCAATATCTAGTTCTTCCAATGAATATTCTGATCAAGCATTACCTACATCAAATCTTTGGTCCTCATATTCATGTTTcccacccttcaaatattcacaggCAAATAAGTTACCTCACTTTTTTCTTCGGTCATCACCCCAAAATCCAGTTAAATCtgcttttcaaaaaagaaaactaaaagtGTCCAAACCTGTAAAATCTGTTGTGTTTACCAAACAGAAAACATTGCAAAGAGaccaaaaatataaaagtaaGCCATCTATCTTCTCCAAATTTCATTCATTTAAAACATTGGACTTTGAACCTACtgacaaaaataaaagaataaaagagcaaTATGTTTCTTTAAATCAGAtatctaaatgccattgctgccCATTGCTTGACTTAACTGTTGATCTACATTCTGAAGACAAAAATTCTGAAAAGTTTCTACCTCTTCACAGAAGTTCTCACAAACAAACTCGAGTTGGCAAAGTCATTCATAGATTTTCCTCCTGTTACTTGCTAAGTCCTAAAAACAGTTTTGAAAGGCTTCACTATATTTCTCcagttagaaaaaaaaatcatttgaagATGCAAAACATACTGAATTATTTTTTAGGCTGGAGTGGCAGAGATAACAGACACGACAAATATAAAGAGGATATTTCTCCTACTTCAAAGATACAAGCAAATGAGACTTTTATTTCACATATGCCAACTGACAAAAGGAGTTCAACTAGCCCACTTCATCCACATTCAAATAATTATTCTGTTCCATTTCCTACAACATTACCTTTTGTAGATGAGATGAGACATTCACAAGTTCCTTCTGTGCAAACAGAGAGGAGGAGTCCTAGAGCATTGTATATTTTTCCAAATGAATGTAAGCATTTATCTGCTCCCTGTATGGAAATGGAGAGGAATCCTTGGAATCCAGTGGAATCTTATGGTAAATACAGCACCTGCCATTCCCCTTGTTGTGCAAATTCTAAAACACAACAGCtaccaaataaattaaatatgtatAATAATAGAAGTATGGAAAAATTGAATTTTGGAACTAGTCAGATAGCAGATGGAGGCTTGGTCCTGAAGAGGTTTTCAGTGTGTTCCTGTGGAACTATGTCCCAAAGTGGTTTGTTTCCTAACAACGATATTTCAGAGTCAGGTAGAAGGAAAAGTAGACCAACCCCAGATAGTAATTGGAAAGCCAGTAAGAGTCCCTCAGACAGATGGAATTCAACTGCAGGAAATTTCAGCACAGAGAAAGTGTGCTGTGGTTGTcaccatgtctctccaacatgTTCTTCGCACAAGCTATGTAAACACAAAACTCCAAGAAACCAGGTTACTGAAGTAGCATCTTTATTTGAAAATGGATTTCCCATAAggaattttaaagaagatgtagAAAAAAGTGAAACCCTTAAAATAGGTGAAAAAAGGGTCAAATTTCATCTAGATTCAAATGCTTTACAAGAGACTGACCTTTTAACCACACACATTTCATCACCAAGTAATGAATGTCATCAAATACCAAAACAACCAGAATGTTCATGCTGCCAGAATGTTCATGCTGCTGTTTATCAACCAGAATGTTCATGCTGCTGGACTGCTGTTAAAGAACATCTCAGCACATCAAAAGTATCTAATTGTCTTGGTTCAGAAAACCATGTGCCAAAGAACTACCTCGACAGAGAGAGTATATTTCTAGTGGATCCTAATCGGCAAATTAAAAGCCAGTGTAAATGTTCTCATGAAATCTCTCTCTTCAAGCCTGAGCAAACTGATGTATATTCAAGAAACAGACCTGAGATTTCAAAGAGGAAGGATCCCAAACTTACCCAG gaGTTCTCAAAGTTTAATCATGATTGGAAGAGACCTGAACAGTGTAAATACtgccaaggaaaaaaatcaatagagTCATTTGCAGTAAGAAAAAGatga